CCGGCGACCGTGCTCAGCTCCGAGCGCTGGAAGCTCGGCCAACTGCGCCCCGGCGACACGGTCCGCTTCCGGCCGGTGGACGTGTCCGGCGCGCCCCGCGCCGACATCGTCGACGGCGGCGTACTGGCCCGCGACGGCGACGTCACCTACCGGCGCAGCGGCGACGACAACCTGCTGGTCGAGTTCGGACCCATGCAACTCGACCTGGCGCTGCGCATGCGGGTCCACGCGCTGATGGAGGCGGTGGCCGAGGCGGACCTGACGGGCGTCAGCGACCTCACCCCGGGCATCCGCTCCCTCCAGATCCAGACGGACCCCCGCCGCCTCCCCCAACACGAACTCCTCGCGGTCGTCCGGGAGATGACGGCGGCCCTCCCGCCCTCGGACGAGCTGGTCGTCCCCTCCCGTACCGTGCACCTCCCCCTGTCCTGGGACGACCCGGCCACCCGCGAGGCGATCGCCCGCTACATGGCGGGCGTCCGCGACGACGCGCCCTGGTGCCCGTGGAACATCGAGTTCATCCGCCGGGTCAACGGCCTGGAGTCGGTGGCCGACGTCTACGACACGGTCTTCGCCGCGGAGTACCTGGTCCTGGGCCTGGGTGACGTCTACCTGGGCGCCCCGGTCGCCACCCCCCTCGACCCCCGCCACCGCCTGGTGACGACCAAGTACAACCCCGCACGCACCTGGACGGCCGAGAACTCGGTCGGTATCGGCGGGGCGTACCTGTGCGTCTACGGCATGGAGGGCCCCGGCGGCTACCAGTTCGTGGGCCGGACGACCCAGGTGTGGTCGCCCTGGCAGCAGCGCGGCGCGTTCGAGGCGGGCTCGCCCTGGCTGCTGCGCTTCTTCGACCGGATCCGCTGGTACCCGGTCGACCCGGACGAACTCCTCGACCTGCGGGCCGACATCATCTCGGGCCGCTTCGTGCCGCGCATCGAGGAGGGCACCTTCTCGCTCGCCGGGTACCAGACCTTCCTGGCCGAACACGCGGACTCCATCGCGGAGTTCAGGTCCGGCCAGCGCACCGCGTTCGCGGCGGAGCGGGACGCGTGGGAGGCGGCGGGCGAGTTCACCCGCGCGGAGGCCGCGGCAGCGCCGCCCGCTCCCCCTGCCGAGGTGGCACTCCCGCCGGGCGGCCGCCTGGTCGAGGCCGAATTCGCCGCGTCCGTATGGCAGTTGAACGTGTCTCCCGGCGACGAGGTGACGGCGGGACAGCCGCTGCTCGCCCTGGAGGCGATGAAGATGGAGTCCAGGGTGCACGCGCCGGTCGACGGCGTGGTGGCGCAGATCCTGGCCCGACCCGGCGACCAGGTCGAGGCGGGGACGGCACTGCTCGTCCTGGCCCCGGCCGCGAGCTGAACCCGAGGAGCACGAGAATGTCCCGCACCCTGTCCCGCGTCCGCGCCGCCTACGCCCGCATCGAGGCCACGGCCCGCCCGGAGATCTGGATCGACCTGCGGCCCCGGGAGGAGGTCGAGGCGGAGGCCCGCACGCTCGACGAACGGCTCGCCCGGGGCGAGCACCTCCCGCTCGCCGGCCGGCTGCTCGCCGCCAAGGGCAACATCGACGTGGCCGGCCTGCCCACCACGGCGGGCTGCCCGGCGTACGCCTACCAGCCCGCCGCCGACGCCCCCGTCGTGGCCCGCCTCCGGGCGGCCGGCGCGCTGGTGCTGGGCACCACGAACCTGGACCAGTTCGCGACCGGCCTGGTGGGCACCCGCTCCCCGCACGGCGCGGTCCGAGGCGCCCACGACCCGGCGCGGGTGAGCGGCGGTTCGAGCTCCGGCTCGGCCGTCGCGGTCGCTCTCGGCATCGTCGACCTCGCCCTCGGCACCGACACCGCCGGTTCGGGCCGGATCCCGGCCGCCTTCAACGGCATCGTCGGCCTCAAGCCCACCCGCGGCCTGGTCCCCACGGAGGGAGTCGTCCCGGCCTGCGCCTCGATCGACTGCGTGACGGTGTTCGCCCGCACGCTCCCCGAGGCCGAACGGGCACTGGCCCACATGGCGTCCCCGCCCGACCGCGCCCTGCCGTCCCTCCCCGCCCGAACCCCCGGCCCGTGGCGCATCGCGGTCCCGCCCCGCGAACAACTGGGCGAGCTGGACGAGGGCTGGGCGGAGGCCTACGAGGCGGCGGTACGGCAGGTCGGGGCGGCCGGGGCGGAGCTGCGCACCCTCGACCTCACCCCGTTCACCGAGGCCGCCGCGATGCTCTACCAGGGCGCGTTCGTCGCCGAGCGCTACACCGCCGTAGGCCACTTCGTCGACAAGTTGCTCGCGGAGGGCGGCGCGGGCCTGGACCCGACGGTCACCGGCATCATCACCCGAGCCCGCGACATCCCGGCCCACCAGCTCTACACGGACACCCAGCGCCTGACGGCCCTGCGCACCCGCGCCCTGGCCGAACTGGCCGACGCGGACGCCCTCTTGCTGCCGACGGCCCCCGGGCACCCCACCCTCGCCGAGGTCGCCGCCGACCCCCTTGGCGCCAACGCCCGCCTGGGCCGCTTCACCAACTCCACGAACCTCTTCGACCTGGCAGCGGTCGCCGTCCCGGCCGGCGAGGCAGGCGGCCTCCCCTTCGGCGTGATGCTGATCGGCCCGGCGTTCACGGACGAACGCCTGGCCCGAATCGCCGGACTGCTCCAACCGGATACGCAACTGGCAGTGGTGGGCGCGCACTTGACCGGCCAGCCACTGAACCCCCAACTCCTGGCCCTGGGCGCCCGCCTGGACCGCACGACGACAACAGCCGCCGCATACCGCCTCCACGCCCTGCACACGACCCCACCGAAGCCGGGCCTGGTACACGTGGGAGAAGGAGGCGCACAGATCGAGACAGAGATCTGGCACCTCCCACCAGAAGGCCTGGGCCGCCTACTGACGTCCCTCCCCCGCCCGATGACACTCGGCACCGTGCAACTGGCGGACGGCAGCAGCGTCCCGGGCTTCCTGTGCGAACCGAGCGCTCTGGAGAACGCCGAGGACATCACGCAACACGGCAGCTGGCGCTCATATCTCAACAAGCGCTGAGGCGAGGTACGTCAGGGGCGCGGGGCTCTATCGATTTGCGGCTCCGCCGCGTGGGCGCGAGCAACCACATGCTCCCCGCACCCGCCGTCAACCCGTCACCCCACCGACGAATAGGCGACAACCCCCCGCAGCAACTGATCAACCGCCTTACGCGCAGCCTTGGCCACGGTAGAACCCTCGGCCGCAGAGGCCGCAGAGATCTGCCCCAGCACATCAATCACCTGCTTGCACCACCGCACGAAGTCCCCCGCCGGCATCTCCGCCTCACGCAACACCTCATCGAGCCCCTTACCGGAAGCCCACATATACGCAGACCAGGCGAACCCGAGGTCAGGCTCACGCTGCCCGACCCCCTCCGTCTGGCTGATCCGGAAATCCTCCTCCAGCGCGTCCAGCCGCCCCCAGATCCGCACCATCTCACCGAGCGCGGCCTTCGCCTTGCCCGAGGGCAGCTTCGGCGCCATCGCGTCGTCGGCGACCCGCGACTCGTAGACCAGCGCCGAGACACAGGCGGCGAGCTCGGCGGGGGCCAGCCCCTCCCACACGCCCGCACGCAGGCATTCGCTCGCCAGCAGGTCGAGCTCGCCGTAGAGCCGGGCGAGCCGCTTGCCGTGCTCGGTGACCTCGTTGCCGCGCAGATAGTCCAGCTCGGTCAGCAGCGCCACGATCCGGTCGAACGTACGGGCGATGGTGTTGGTGCGTCCCTCGATACGGCGCTCCAGTTGCGAGGTGTCGCGCAGCAGCCGGTGGTAGCGCTCGGCCCAGCGGGCGTGGTCCTCGCGGTCGGAGCAGCCGTGGCAGGGGTGCGCGCGCAGCGCGGCGCGCAGCCGGGCGATCTCACGGTCGTCGGCGGCCTGGGCGCGCTGCTTGCGGGCCCGCTCCGGCGCGATGTGCCCGGCCTTGGTGCGCAGTGCGGAGGCGAGGTCGCGGCGGGACTGCGGCGAGCGCGGGTTGAACGTCTTGGGGATGCGCATCCGGTCCAGTGCCTCGACCGGTACCGGGAAGTCCATCGCGGCCAGCCGCTTGACCTGCCGCTCGGCGGTGAGGACCAGCGGACGCGGCCCGTCGTGCTGGTCGAAGCCGCGGTGACCGTTGGCCCGCCCGGCGGGCAGGCCCGGGTCGAGGACGAGTGCCAAGCCCGCGTACTTGCCGGCCGGCACGTGGATGACGTCGCCCGGCTTGAGCTTCTCCAGCGCCACGGCGGCCTCGACGCGCCGCTGGGTCGCGCCCTGCTTGGCCAGTTCGGTCTCGCGGTCCTTGAGATCGCGGCGCAGTTGCGCGTACTCGTCGAAGTCCCCGAGGTGGCAGGTCATGGAGGCCTTGTAGCCGTCGAGCCCCTCCTCGTTGCGCTGCACCTGCCGGGAGATCCCGACCACCGACCGGTCGGCCTGGAACTGCGCGAACGACGTCTCCAGCAGTTCCCTCGACCGGTGCCGGCCGAACTGCTCGACCAGGTTGACCGCCATGTTGTACGACGGTTTGAAGCTGGAGCGCAGCGGATACGTGCGGGTGCCGGCCAGTCCGGCGAGGTGGTCGGGGTTCATGGCGCGCTGCCACAGCACCACCGCGTGGCCCTCGACGTCGATGCCACGCCGGCCCGCGCGCCCGGTGAGCTGGGTGTACTCGCCGGGGGTGATGTCGGCGTGCTGCTCGCCGTTCCACTTGACGAGCTTCTCCAGCACCACGGACCGTGCGGGCATGTTGATGCCCAGCGCCAGCGTCTCGGTGGCGAACACGGCCTTGACCAGGCCGCGCACGAACAGTTCCTCGACGACCTCCTTGAACGACGGCAGCATGCCCGCGTGGTGGGCGGCGATACCGCGTTCCAGGCCCTCCAGCCACTCGTAGTAGCCGAGGACGTGCAGGTCCTCGTGCGGGATCGCGGCCGTGCGCTCCTCGACGAGGGCGCGGACCTCGGCCCGCGCGTCCTCGTCGTTCAGCCGCAGTCCGGCGTACAGGCACTGCTGGACGGCGGCCTCGCAGGCGGCGCGGCTGAAGATGAAGGTGATCGCGGGCAGCAGCCCCGCGGCGTCGAGCCGCTCGATGACCTCCGGCCGGCCCGGCGTCCACACCCGCGAACGCTGTCTGCGCTCCCGCTCACGGTCGGCCTCGCGCATGCTGCGGCCGCGTCTGCGGTCCTGGTACGAGGGCTTGCTCGCCTCCATGCGGGCCAGGCGCGCGAGGTCGGGGTTGACGGCCCTGCGGTGGCCCTCGCCCTCCTCGAACAGGTCGTACATCCGCCGTCCGGCGAGCACGTGCTGGAACAGCGGCACGGGCCGGTGCTCGGAGACGATCACCTCGGTGTCGCCGCGCACGGTGTCGAGCCAGTCGCCGAACTCCTCGGCGTTGGACACGGTCGCGGACAGACTGACCAGGGTGACCGACTCGGGAAGGTGAATGATCACTTCCTCCCATACGGCGCCCCGGAAGCGGTCGGAGAGGTAGTGCACCTCGTCCATCACCACGTAGCCCAGGCCGAGGAGGGTCTGCGAACCGGCGTACAGCATGTTCCGCAGCACCTCGGTGGTCATCACGACCACCGGGGCGTCGGAGTTGACGCTGTTGTCGCCGGTGAGCAGGCCCACCTTGTCGTTGCCGTAGCGGCGGCACAGGTCGGAGTACTTCTGGTTCGACAGCGCCTTGATGGGTGTCGTGTAGAAGCACTTCTTGCCCTGGAGCAGGGCGAGGTGGACGGCGAACTCGCCCACGATCGTCTTGCCCGAGCCGGTGGGGGCGGCCACCAGGACGCCCTTGCCCGCCTCGAGGGACTGGCAGGCCTCGATCTGGAAGGGGTCGAGACCGAAGTCGTACATCTCGCGGAAGGACGCGAGCGCGGTGGCCTGCTCGACAGCGCGCTTACGGGCTGCCGCATACCGCTCGGCCGGGGAGAGATCGTCTGTCATCGTGCTTTCGAGCGTACCGGGCCGCACTGACAACAGGACGATCATTATCCGGATCCACGGCTGGAGGTAGGCCGGGGTCGGCTCCGTGCGTGACCTGTGAGGCTCGTCGCCGCGTCACCGAAGAGCAGCAGGGGCCGGACGGATATCCGTCCGGCCCTCGTCCTTCCCGCCCGCTCGTCCGTCCCGCTCAGGTGACGTCGTCGTATCCGTTGACGCGCGACGATGTTCCCTCGATGCTCCCGGCCGCCTGATGCGACGCGGTCCCCGACGCCGACACGGGTTCGACCTCGTCGACGGCCTCCGGCGTGAGATCGATCCGCGACGCCTCGTCGTCGTCCAGCTCGGCGTCCGGATTCGCGCGGCGGCGGCGCCTGTCGTTGAGGAGGGAGACGCCCACGGCGATGAAGTACAGGACGATGATGGGACCGGCGAGCGCGATCATCCCGAAGGGGTCGGTGGTGGGGGTGGCCACGGCGCCGAAGACGAAGACGCCCATGACGACGCCACGCCACCAGCCGGCCATCCTGCGCCCGGTCACCATGCCGCTGAAGTTGAGCATGACAAGGAGGAGGGGCAGCTCGAAGGCCGCACCGAAGATCAGGATCATCCGGACGATGAAGTCCAGGACCTTGTCCATGGGCAGGATGTTCGCCGAACCGTCGGGCGTGATGCCGAGCAGCACGCGCATGCTGATCGGCAGAACCGTGTAGGCCAGCGCGGCACCGCCCAGGAAGAGCGGCACGGCCCCGGACACGAACCAGTAGGTGTACTTGCGCTCGTGCTTGTGCAGGCCCGGCGCCACGAACGCCCACAGCTGGTACAGCCAGATCGGGCTCGAAATGATGATTCCCGCCATGAAGCAGACCTTCACCGTGGTGGTGAAGGGCGACAGCAGGTCGGTGTACGCGATGACGGCGCAGGTGCCGCCGGTGGACTCACCCAGTCCCGTGGTGCACTTCGGCACCGGGCCCATCAGGAACGTCATCAGTTCCTGGCTGTAGAAGGCGACCACCACGGACACGACCGTGACGGCCAGCATGGCCTTCGCCAGCCGGTTGCGGAGCTCACGAAGATGATCCGCGAGGGGCATCCGCCCCTCGGGGTCCTTCTCCTGCTTCCGGGCAGACTTCAGCAACCCACGTTCCCATCTCGTACGGCGGGCCGGAGGTCACCGGCCCTGCGTCAGCGCTTCGTCGTGTCCGTCGGCTCGGTGACCGGGCGGGAGCTGGTCACGTCGCCGGGGGCGGCCTGGATGGTGCGCTGCGCCGGGGGCTGCTCGTCGTTGTTGGGCGGGCCGGCCGGGGTGGCCGTGCTGCTGCCCTCTTCCTTCATCGCCTTGGCCTCGCTCTTGAGAATGCGAGCGGACTTGCCGAGCGAGCGCGCCATGTCGGGAAGCTTCTTGGCGCCGAACAGTAGGATGACGACGACGAGGATGAGAAAAATCTCGGGGGCGCCGAGCCTTCCGAACATAAGTCTTTACCTTCTCACCGAGGCTGCGGGGGCGGGTTGCCGTCCGACCGGTCGGACATCCGTCCGAACAGTCGTACTGACAGCGATCGTAACGCTCCGGGGTAAACGTGAGGCAATCCCCGTGCGTACTCCCGGTAAGCGGTCCGGGCCTCGTTCTCCGAGCCGCGACCAGCAGCGTACCTGCCCCCGCCACCCGGACGGGAGGGCGAAGTGGCACAAAACGCATTCGCCGCAGGACTCACAGCACGCCCACAGCACACCGCGAGCCCCACCACAGCAGCCCTCACAGGGTGTCCACAGCCCGGGCCGCGCTCACGGCCGCCCGCTCCAGGTCCTGCGCGGCCCGGTCGATGCGCCGCGCGGACTCCGCGACCTGCCGCCCCAGCCGCTGCGCCTCCAGGAAGACCCGCACGACGAACACCGCGAGGACGACAAGACCCGCGAAACCCACGGCAACGGCGAACATCGGCCAGAACATGGAGCCGAGCCTAGACCCCGCTACGGGGTGTGCAGGCGCAGGGTCCGGACGCCGCCGCCGGTGAGCAGTTCGACGATCCGCTCGCCGGCCGGCTTGCGCACGGCCGCCCCGCAGTCGGGGCAGGTGAAGGAGTAGAAGGTGGTGCTGCTGGAGGCGCCGATCGCCAGCCGCAGGGCGCTCGCGGTGAGCTCGAAGGCCCCCCGGCAGTCGGGGCAGCCGGCTCTGAACCGCACCGGGGTCACGCTGCGCATTCCCGCGAACGCGGAAGCCACCGAGATGCCCGGCACACCGGACGCCACCGACTCGCTCAAAGCCCCTGCTCCCGCCCGTCGACCCGACTGTCACCCTGCCGCTGCCGCGAACGCGCCGGCAGGCCGCCCACCGCCCCCTGCGCCTCGATCCCGTCGTACGCCGCCAGCGCCTCGCGGGCGGCCCGGCGGGCGCTGTCGGCGAGGTCCGGCGGCGAGACGATCCGGCCCTCGCGGCCCAGGCGCAGGGCCAGCCGCCTCAGCGAGGCCGGTTCGGGCGTGCGCAGAGTGATACGCAGTCCGCCGTCCGGCAGCTCATCGGCGCTGTCGTGCGGGTAGTACTCGGCGACCCAGCGGCCGCCCGGCCCGACCTCGACGACGACCTCCGGGTCCTCTGCGGCCGGCTGCACCAGCCCCTCCGACAGGTCCCGCAGCTCGATCTCGGGCGGCGCGGACGGCTCGTCGAGAATCCTGATCTCGGCGACCCGGTCCAGCCGGAAGGTGCGCCGGGCCTCCGAGCGGCGGCACCAGGCCTCCACGTACGTGTGCCCGACGCTGACCAGCCGGATGGGGTCGATCTCGCGCTCGGTGACCTCGTCCCGAGCGGGCGAGTAGTAGCGGATCCACAGCCGGCGCCGCTCGGAGATCGCCCGGTCGACGTCCGCGAAGACCCCGCCCTCCGACTCGAACGTCACCGACAGCCGCGCGCTCGCGCCCGCCGCCTCACCGGCCGCGGCCTCCACCTTCGCCGTCGCCCGCAGCAGCGCCTGCCGGTCGCCCTCCCGCAGACCGGGCAGCGTGGACACCGCCCGGGCCGCCACCAGCAGCGCCGTCGCCTCGTCCGCGGCCAGCCGCAGCGGCTCGGCGGCCTCCGCGCCCAGCGCCGCCGGGTTGTGCCACCAGATACGCTCGCCGTCGGTGTCGATGTCGAGGAGATCGCCGCCGCGGAAACTCGTGCCGCACATGGGCAGCACATCGAGGTCCGAGACCAGCTCGTCCTCCGTGATCCCGAACGCGCGCGCCACGTCCTCGATCCGCGCGCCGGGGCGCTCCCTGAGATACGTCACCAGGGAGAGCATCCGCCGGGTCTGGTCGATCGCGTTCGCCGGCCTGACCGGTTTGCCTGCCACTGTGTTGCTCGCTCCCCCTCAGCCCTTCGCCACGGCCCGCAGCCGGTCCACGACGTCCGCCCGCAGTTCGGCGGGGTCCAGGACCACCACGTCCGGCCCGAACTCCACCAGCCAGGCGTCCAGCCCGTGCCCGTACGGAATCTCCAACTCGTCCCAGCCGTCCCCGAGTTCCCGAACCGCACTGGCCTTCGCCCGCAAGGGGTACCCGGAGCCCGTCCGCAGCCGGATCAGCGCGCTGCGGTCGGCGGTCTCCCCCGCCCAACTCGCGACCGTCTCCCGCACGGTGACGACATCGGGGACCTCCGCGGTCAAACGCGCCCCGCGCGAACGCACCTTCCCGGTGATCCGCGACAACCGGAACACCCGCTCCGCGCCCCGGTCCCGGTCGAAGCCCGCCAGATACCAGTGACCGCGCCAGCACTCCAGCGCCCACGGCTCGACATGCCGGGGCTCCGGGTGCGCGGCGGTCGCCTTGCGGTAGTCGAACACCACGGGACGACGGTCCCGGCAGGCCAGCATCAACGGCTCGAACGCGGCCTCGTGCACAGGGATCCGGGGCTCCAGCGCGCCGTGCGTCTCGTACGGGTCGACGTCCTCCGGGAGCCCCGCCGCACGCAGCTTCTGCAGGGCGCCGCTCGCGGCGCCCGCCAACCGCGCCTGCTGCCACACCTTGGCGGCCAGGCCAAGGGCCGCGGCCTCCTCGGCGTCCAGGGTGATGGGCGGCAGCCGGTTGCTGTCCCGGCGCGCGAGGTAGCCGATCTCGCCGTCCAGGCTCTCCACGGTCTCGATGACCAGGCCGAGCTCCCGCAGATCGTCCTTGTCCCGCTCGAACATCCGGTTGAAGGAGTCGTCCGACCCGGCCGCACCGCTCCCCGGCCGGAAGGTCTCGACATACGCCTCGATGGAATCGCGCAGCTCACGCTTGCTGAGCGGCCGGCGCGTCCCGAGCAGACACAGCGCCAGGTTCATCAGCCGCTCGGCCTTGGCAATGGCCATCGACGCCCTTCGCCTCCCCTATGGTGCTTACGATCGAGACCGTACCGCCCAGCGGTGCCGGGACAAAAGCCGAGGGCCCACACCCGGGCAGGCATGGGCCCCAGCCGATCACCACTGGTCCTACGACGATCAGACCCCGAGCAGGTCCACCACGAAGATCAGCGTCTCACCGGGCTTGATCGCCGGGGTCGGGCTCTGGTTGCCGTAGGCGAGGTGCGCGGGGATGGTCAGCTGACGACGGCCGCCGACCTTCATGCCCTGCACGCCCTGGTCCCAGCCCTTGATGACCCGGCCGCCGCCGAGCGGGAAGCGGAACGGCGTCCCACGGTTCCAGCTCGCGTCGAACTCCTCACCGGTGCTGAAGGCGACACCCACGTAGTGCACGGAAACGGTGTGACCCGCCTGCGCGACCTCGCCGTCGCCCTCCCAGATGTCCTTGATCTCGAGGTCCGCCGGGGGCTCGCCGCCGGGGAAGTCGATCTCGGGCTTGTCGATGCTCACGTCACTGGCTCCTGCATGTCTCACGGAAAGGCAACAACACGGACAGTCTTACATCTCTTGCTGCCTCACACCTTCGTGAGGATGTCCACCGAGAAGACCATCGTGGAGTCCTTCTCGATAC
The Streptomyces sp. NBC_01485 genome window above contains:
- the atzF gene encoding allophanate hydrolase; the protein is MSRTLSRVRAAYARIEATARPEIWIDLRPREEVEAEARTLDERLARGEHLPLAGRLLAAKGNIDVAGLPTTAGCPAYAYQPAADAPVVARLRAAGALVLGTTNLDQFATGLVGTRSPHGAVRGAHDPARVSGGSSSGSAVAVALGIVDLALGTDTAGSGRIPAAFNGIVGLKPTRGLVPTEGVVPACASIDCVTVFARTLPEAERALAHMASPPDRALPSLPARTPGPWRIAVPPREQLGELDEGWAEAYEAAVRQVGAAGAELRTLDLTPFTEAAAMLYQGAFVAERYTAVGHFVDKLLAEGGAGLDPTVTGIITRARDIPAHQLYTDTQRLTALRTRALAELADADALLLPTAPGHPTLAEVAADPLGANARLGRFTNSTNLFDLAAVAVPAGEAGGLPFGVMLIGPAFTDERLARIAGLLQPDTQLAVVGAHLTGQPLNPQLLALGARLDRTTTTAAAYRLHALHTTPPKPGLVHVGEGGAQIETEIWHLPPEGLGRLLTSLPRPMTLGTVQLADGSSVPGFLCEPSALENAEDITQHGSWRSYLNKR
- a CDS encoding DEAD/DEAH box helicase, whose amino-acid sequence is MIVLLSVRPGTLESTMTDDLSPAERYAAARKRAVEQATALASFREMYDFGLDPFQIEACQSLEAGKGVLVAAPTGSGKTIVGEFAVHLALLQGKKCFYTTPIKALSNQKYSDLCRRYGNDKVGLLTGDNSVNSDAPVVVMTTEVLRNMLYAGSQTLLGLGYVVMDEVHYLSDRFRGAVWEEVIIHLPESVTLVSLSATVSNAEEFGDWLDTVRGDTEVIVSEHRPVPLFQHVLAGRRMYDLFEEGEGHRRAVNPDLARLARMEASKPSYQDRRRGRSMREADRERERRQRSRVWTPGRPEVIERLDAAGLLPAITFIFSRAACEAAVQQCLYAGLRLNDEDARAEVRALVEERTAAIPHEDLHVLGYYEWLEGLERGIAAHHAGMLPSFKEVVEELFVRGLVKAVFATETLALGINMPARSVVLEKLVKWNGEQHADITPGEYTQLTGRAGRRGIDVEGHAVVLWQRAMNPDHLAGLAGTRTYPLRSSFKPSYNMAVNLVEQFGRHRSRELLETSFAQFQADRSVVGISRQVQRNEEGLDGYKASMTCHLGDFDEYAQLRRDLKDRETELAKQGATQRRVEAAVALEKLKPGDVIHVPAGKYAGLALVLDPGLPAGRANGHRGFDQHDGPRPLVLTAERQVKRLAAMDFPVPVEALDRMRIPKTFNPRSPQSRRDLASALRTKAGHIAPERARKQRAQAADDREIARLRAALRAHPCHGCSDREDHARWAERYHRLLRDTSQLERRIEGRTNTIARTFDRIVALLTELDYLRGNEVTEHGKRLARLYGELDLLASECLRAGVWEGLAPAELAACVSALVYESRVADDAMAPKLPSGKAKAALGEMVRIWGRLDALEEDFRISQTEGVGQREPDLGFAWSAYMWASGKGLDEVLREAEMPAGDFVRWCKQVIDVLGQISAASAAEGSTVAKAARKAVDQLLRGVVAYSSVG
- the tatC gene encoding twin-arginine translocase subunit TatC, which codes for MPLADHLRELRNRLAKAMLAVTVVSVVVAFYSQELMTFLMGPVPKCTTGLGESTGGTCAVIAYTDLLSPFTTTVKVCFMAGIIISSPIWLYQLWAFVAPGLHKHERKYTYWFVSGAVPLFLGGAALAYTVLPISMRVLLGITPDGSANILPMDKVLDFIVRMILIFGAAFELPLLLVMLNFSGMVTGRRMAGWWRGVVMGVFVFGAVATPTTDPFGMIALAGPIIVLYFIAVGVSLLNDRRRRRANPDAELDDDEASRIDLTPEAVDEVEPVSASGTASHQAAGSIEGTSSRVNGYDDVT
- the tatA gene encoding Sec-independent protein translocase subunit TatA codes for the protein MFGRLGAPEIFLILVVVILLFGAKKLPDMARSLGKSARILKSEAKAMKEEGSSTATPAGPPNNDEQPPAQRTIQAAPGDVTSSRPVTEPTDTTKR
- a CDS encoding helix-turn-helix transcriptional regulator encodes the protein MAGKPVRPANAIDQTRRMLSLVTYLRERPGARIEDVARAFGITEDELVSDLDVLPMCGTSFRGGDLLDIDTDGERIWWHNPAALGAEAAEPLRLAADEATALLVAARAVSTLPGLREGDRQALLRATAKVEAAAGEAAGASARLSVTFESEGGVFADVDRAISERRRLWIRYYSPARDEVTEREIDPIRLVSVGHTYVEAWCRRSEARRTFRLDRVAEIRILDEPSAPPEIELRDLSEGLVQPAAEDPEVVVEVGPGGRWVAEYYPHDSADELPDGGLRITLRTPEPASLRRLALRLGREGRIVSPPDLADSARRAAREALAAYDGIEAQGAVGGLPARSRQRQGDSRVDGREQGL
- a CDS encoding helix-turn-helix transcriptional regulator translates to MAIAKAERLMNLALCLLGTRRPLSKRELRDSIEAYVETFRPGSGAAGSDDSFNRMFERDKDDLRELGLVIETVESLDGEIGYLARRDSNRLPPITLDAEEAAALGLAAKVWQQARLAGAASGALQKLRAAGLPEDVDPYETHGALEPRIPVHEAAFEPLMLACRDRRPVVFDYRKATAAHPEPRHVEPWALECWRGHWYLAGFDRDRGAERVFRLSRITGKVRSRGARLTAEVPDVVTVRETVASWAGETADRSALIRLRTGSGYPLRAKASAVRELGDGWDELEIPYGHGLDAWLVEFGPDVVVLDPAELRADVVDRLRAVAKG
- a CDS encoding FKBP-type peptidyl-prolyl cis-trans isomerase, giving the protein MSIDKPEIDFPGGEPPADLEIKDIWEGDGEVAQAGHTVSVHYVGVAFSTGEEFDASWNRGTPFRFPLGGGRVIKGWDQGVQGMKVGGRRQLTIPAHLAYGNQSPTPAIKPGETLIFVVDLLGV